Proteins from a single region of Punica granatum isolate Tunisia-2019 chromosome 8, ASM765513v2, whole genome shotgun sequence:
- the LOC116187374 gene encoding cytochrome b-c1 complex subunit 7-2-like, with protein sequence MSSLLKSFVDPKKNWLAALHMKTLSRRLRKYGLRYDDLYDPYYDLDVKEALNRLPREIVDARHQRIKRAMDLSMKHEYLPENLQAMQTPFRGYLKDMLALVKKERAEREALGALPLYQRTIP encoded by the exons ATGTCGTCTCTCTTGAAGTCGTTTGTCGATCCGAAGAAGAACTGGCTCGCTGCTCTGCACATGAAGACCCTTTCCCGGCGCCTCCGCAAGTACG GTCTCAGATACGATGATTTGTATGATCCATACTATGATCTGGATGTGAAAGAGGCACTCAATAGACTTCCCAGAGAGATAGTGGatgctcgtcaccagcgcatcAAGCGCGCCATGGATCTCTCTATGAAGCACGAGTACCTCCCTGAGAATCTTCAG GCTATGCAAACTCCGTTTAGGGGCTACCTTAAAGATATGCTGGCTCTT GTAAAGAAGGAGCGAGCTGAACGGGAGGCTTTGGGAGCTTTGCCACTTTACCAGCGCACAATTCCTTAA
- the LOC116187372 gene encoding uncharacterized protein LOC116187372: MRGAVLVLVAVLVCTVVVCRPASAFIDGLLPNGNFEYGPKATEMKGTVVTGKYAIPRWEISGYVEYIKSGQKQGDMLLVVPEGAFAVRLGNEASIKQRLKVVKGMYYSITFSAARTCAQEERLNISVAPDWGVLPMQTLYSSNGWDSYAWAFQAEYGEVEILIHNPGVEEDPACGPLIDSVAIRALYPPRATNRNLLKNGDFEEGPYIFPNTSWGVLIPPNIEDDHSPLPGWMVESLKAVKYIDSGHFSVPQGTRAIELVAGKESAIAQVARTIPGKTYILSFAVGDASNSCEGSMVVEAFAGRDTIKVPYESKGKGGFKRAILRFVAASTRTRIMFYSTFYTMRSDDFSSLCGPVLDDVRLLSLRKP; this comes from the exons ATGAGAGGGGCCGTCTTAGTTTTGGTGGCGGTGTTGGTCTGCACCGTTGTTGTCTGCCGCCCTGCCTCGGCCTTCATCGACG GTTTATTGCCCAATGGCAACTTCGAGTATGGACCGAAGGCGACGGAGATGAAGGGCACTGTCGTGACGGGGAAATATGCGATCCCGAGATGGGAAATTTCGGGCTATGTGGAGTACATAAAGTCCGGACAGAAGCAGGGGGACATGCTCCTGGTGGTCCCCGAGGGAGCGTTCGCGGTCAGGCTTGGGAACGAGGCCTCGATCAAGCAAAGGCTGAAGGTCGTGAAGGGCATGTACTACTCCATCACATTCAGCGCCGCCCGCACCTGCGCCCAGGAGGAGAGGCTCAACATATCGGTCGCACCGGACTGGGGGGTCCTACCGATGCAGACCCTGTACAGCAGCAACGGGTGGGACTCGTATGCGTGGGCCTTCCAGGCTGAGTACGGCGAGGTCGAGATTTTGATACATAACCCCGGGGTCGAGGAGGATCCGGCGTGCGGACCTCTCATTGACTCGGTCGCCATCAGAGCTCTCTATCCCCCTAGAGCAACTAATA GAAATCTGTTGAAGAATGGGGATTTTGAAGAAGGCCCCTACATCTTCCCAAACACATCTTGGGGAGTCCTAATCCCTCCGAACATCGAGGACGATCACTCACCGCTGCCCGGTTGGATGGTTGAATCCCTCAAGGCCGTCAAGTACATTGACTCGGGCCATTTCTCCGTGCCCCAGGGAACGCGAGCCATAGAGCTCGTGGCAGGGAAGGAGAGCGCCATTGCCCAGGTTGCCCGAACAATCCCGGGAAAGACATACATCCTATCATTCGCAGTGGGAGATGCCAGCAACTCCTGTGAGGGGTCCATGGTGGTCGAGGCATTCGCCGGGAGGGACACGATCAAGGTGCCCTACGAGTCCAAGGGCAAGGGTGGGTTCAAGAGGGCCATCCTACGGTTCGTGGCGGCATCCACCAGGACCCGGATCATGTTCTACAGCACGTTCTACACCATGAGGAGCGACGACTTCTCGTCCCTGTGCGGGCCCGTCTTGGATGATGTGAGGCTTCTGAGCCTGAGGAAACCGTGA